Below is a window of Caldalkalibacillus uzonensis DNA.
TTTTATTTCCCATATCGGAGATGTATATCCCAGCGGGTTATTGCCCGTGCGCTGCGGTAATGTACGGGAGCAGCCTCTGGCAGAGATCTACAGAGAATCACCCGTCATGAAAGCTTTGCGTAATCCAGACCAATATAAAGGGAAATGTGGTGTTTGCGAGTTTAACAAAATATGTGGGGGCTCCCGCTCCAGGGCTTATGCCGTAACTGGAGATTATTTGGAGAGTGAACCCTATTGTGTCTACATTCCACCCAAATGGAGAGCGTTACAAAAGGCGAGAAAATCAGGGGATAAATAAAAGCACACAAAGTTAAAGTGGTGTGCGAGCTAAGTGTGATTGGCATCACATCATCAACAAATAAAGGTGGCCGACGCATCAGCCACCTTTGCTTGTGCTCAAAACCATTTCTTAGAGTTTCATCCCAATCTACTCCCAACCTAACAAGGCTTTTGCTTCTGGAGACATCATCGATGGATTCCAAGCAGGCTCCCACACGAGATTGATATCGACCTCAGAAACTTCATCCAGTTTCTGCAGTGCATGGCGGACGCCTGAGGTGATGCTGTCATGAAGTGGACATCCCGGTGTGGTTAAAGTCATGGTGATCATCACTTTGCCATTTTTTTCTTGGATGTCATATATCAAGCCCAAGTCATACACATTAATGCCTAGTTCGGGGTCCAGCACTTGCTTAAGTTGCTCAATAATTTTGTCCTTTACAGCGCTCATGGTTACTCCTCCTTACCAGACTCTTATTTTTTGAAAACAGAGAAGGTGATCCAGGCATATAGCAAGGCACTTAGTACATGCAATCCTTGCCCGGTATAAAAAAGGGTGGCCGATTTGAGCCATAAACTGATGGTCACAAGCAGGGTCGCCAGGATAAAAGCAGGGAAAAATAAGGCGCCCAACCGTTCATCCATCATTTCTTTCAGCGTGGGTACATTTACTTTACCAATTTGATTGCTATATTTATAGGTCCACCATAGAAAGGGAATAATTTTAAATAAATAGCCTAGTATGCTAAGTGAAATCCAGCCCATTAAAAACAAATAACTGAGAGCTACCAATTCTGAGCTGACAGATCGGCTACTGGAGACAGATATCCCAATAACAATAACTAGCAAAACAGAGGCGCCCACTCCGCCTGCGATAGCAGACAAGGCATATTTAAATCCCAGATCAGGGTGGCGCTTCATTCTTTTTTTCCAGATGAGCCAGACATGGTAAGCAAAAAGAATAAAGCCCAAACTGAGCAGCACAGCTCCAATTAGCATGAGCGGTGATGAACTGAAAAAATAGGAGCTGATCATAATGAAAATACCTGCAACAAACGTGAAAAATACGGGTAAACTGATGTCCATGGCATAACCGTGGGCCAACGTAAACATGGGAACCATCTTATAAGAAAAGCCGAAGATCAAGAGGGAGAACCAACTGATCAACCCCAAAGTGATATGGGTATATAACAGGGCCAGATGATATTGACCGATGAAACCGCCTACAGTCAGCTGCCCAACGAGGATTAAACCGAGAATGATCGTCAAGGTCAGTGAAAGTAATGAGGCAAAAACCATGACTGTCATCATATTCCATGAGGTAACTGCACGCAAAGACAATAGCATATTACCTAAGAATATAAGAAACCCAGCAACCAAGAGGGAGCCGAACAGAACCAAGCCTGCTGGTGAAAAAATGAAGAAAGTAATGGTAAAGCCAAGCAAGGCTATGACCATGATAATGAACTGTACATAGCCAAGCCCTTCTGAACGAATCCTGACCTGGAAAGCGACAGGTACCAGCTGGTACATCGCACCCATGGATACCATGGAGGCCCAGCCAATGAGCAGTAAATGCGCCACTGCCCACATGGCAGGTGTGCGAAAGTGGCCGCTCAACAGGTCATTTCCATAGATCAATAGTAATACTTGAGCCAGCACAAAGGACAAAATCCCGGTCAGGATAAAAGAAAACGGCAATTTTACACCGGGTGCTTTTGAGGTTAATGCTGTGGGCATCATAGGATCACCTTCTTTCTGTAACCTTATAGCTATAACACACAGTAATAAGTTCCTGTCTTGTTTAGGATGTGAAAAGAACAATCGGACCAGGTGAATATTGAAAGTGATTCTTATTATCGTATTTCTAGTGTAAGCCACCTACGGTACTTTGGCAGTGACTTGGGTCACAGTGGGTGTGAAAGGGCGAAGCTATAATGAGAAACAAAGGAAGGTGATAGGTATGAAATGGTATATTCCACGGGAACATGGCGCCTGGTCCATGTGGATCACACCGTATCTGATCGGTGCCTTTATTTCGCCATGGACCTGGATGAAAGTGATTGCTTTTGCCGGTCTGTTCTTCTTATATATGTCTTCGGCACCCCTGTTGGAGTATGTCAGATGCTCACGTAGAAAAAAAGCGTCTCCGCTGCCCAGTCTGCTTATTTTTTCTTTCACAGGTTTGCTTCTTATACTCTTCCCTGTATTGTCTGATCCAAGTATTTTGTGGTATTGCGGTATGGCATTGCCTTTCTTCCTGGTCAATCTCTACTCTGCACGCAGAAAAAAAGAACGGTTAATCATTAACGATATTGCTGCCATTATCGCTTTAAGCGCTTCAAGCTTATTGGCTGTCCATTTGGGCTACGGTGGATACCACCCGATCGGACTTTACGTGTGGCTTTTGTCCATCTTTTACTTTACAGGGACAGTTTTTCATGCCAAATCCATGATCCGGGAGCGGGGAAACCGCTTAATCAAGCGAGCCGCTAATCTGTATCACGCTTTGTATGTGATCATTCCGATTTTTTTCGGGCTGTGGTGGGTCAGCCTCATTTACCTGCCCTCGGCTTTGAAGGTATGGCTGACCCCTTTTAACAGTAAAATACGGCCGATAACGCTAGGGGTAATGGAGATCGGTTTTTCGGTTTTGTTTTTTATCATGAGCGTCTGGCTGATGGGCCAATTTGTGATCATTTAATGACATATCATCCTCAAGGCGCTAAAGGGTGATATATTTCACTTTCCCTTCACTATTTTTGAGCCATAATACTAACAGTAATATGAAGTGATGAAGAGATCAGCACAGTAAGCAGGAGATGGGGGTGAAGTGAAATGAGAGTATTTTTAAGAGCGGCTGATGAACAGGTGGCGGGCAATATTTTGCGCTTTCTTCAGTTTAAGTCGGATAAATTAACAGCGAAGGACCTTTATCAAGATTCTCAATTATATTTATCCACTATTAATGACAATAACTCCCCGCTGCGCCAGGGAAAGATCGTCATGGTCAATGACAAGGGATTAACAATGGAACTCAGGGATAGTAAAATCAGTTATTTAAGTTTTGTTCCTTGGGAAGCGGTTCATGAATTTAAGATTTCTTTGGCCGAACCGATTTATCTGGAAAAAAAGAAAAAAGCGAGATAGATTTGATCCTCTTGACTAACCAATGGTTGTCCAACCAAAGTGCACATGTTGAGGCAATGGCTTCTGAACGGAATGGACAGCCATTTTTGTGTTTGGCAAACAACATAAAGCCAGGCATCACAGCCTGGCTTGTGCGCTTATGGGGTTGGGTTTCTTATGACGATTTCAGTTTGTTTAGGATGCGCTTAAACAAAATGTTGTTCTCCAGATGAACGTGTTCAAACATATCAGATTCCAACTCTTCCAAGCGTTGATAGGTCATCTGGTAGGTCATGCACGCTCCTTCTGGAGGTTGGAAATCGCTGGTCAGATCGCGCAGTTGTTTGAGGATATCACCAGCTGTATCGTGTTCATCTTCCAGCTCAGCAATTCCTTTGATCAGTTTTTGCCGCGCTTCGGGTGTAGGGTTTTCCTCATGGGCTTGAATCAATGGGAATACATGTTCCTCTTCTTTCAGTGCATGTTGTTCCAATTCTGTTTTAAGGGTATGGAAGAGTCGGTGTACATCTGCCAGCTCTGGCCGGTCGGGTCCGTGAACGCGGAATACTTTGGTGACATATTGGCTTAGTTGGGGAAGTTCACGGTACAGATAGGCGTGATGTGTATCAATGATATGTCTGATGATATCTCTATAAGAGGCTTCCATCCAGTTCGTTTGCTGTTGGTCATGAGTTTGCTTTTGGGCATAATCCTCATTTAACTTATTTAGAATTTCTTCCTCATTAAGATTTTTCTCTTCAAGCACTTCTCCTAGCGGGCGATCGCCTCCACAGCAGAAATCAATGCGATATGCTTTGAAAATATCACTGGCTTGAGGGAAAATGGTGACAATATCACCTACCTTAGATGTGCGATCAAATACTTTTTCCATACTTAACCCTCCTCAGTCATTTAGATGGGTGACTTTAATCTATTATTTATTCTTGTCTAGATTTACTTTAGGCCAAAAATTTATTCTTGTCTGTGAGTACGATCACAGATATTGAGAATCATTATCATATATAATCTACTTCAAGAAATATAATCATTATCATTATCTGGTTTGATATTTAATCACGTCGTTGTAACATTAAAAGTGAAACCGACGTGACTGGGTCCGTGAGTCTCATGTCTCTGGATAGAGGATAATAAATATTAGTTAAGGAGATGAATCGATGATGAACCATACACCATTTGGATGCGGAGGAATGAATGTGGGTGACATGTCGAATGTTTCTCTCTCCGCTCCTTTGCAGCAATTAAAGGAAGAACATGTTTCACTGAGAAAAGCAATGGACGCATTTTATGCAACAGCCCAACGAATCGTACCTGGAAGCACAGATGACACTGATTTAAGGAAACAATTTAATACACTTCACGATCAAATTGCTTCTTTTACAAAGCAATTAAAACTTCATTCTAAAAAGGAAGATGATGGTTTGTTTCCGATGATGGCCAAATATATCGGCAGAGAGTCCGGCCCAATAGCGGTTATGGAATATGAACATCAGCAGGCAGAACAATATTTGAATCGTTTTCTTGAAGGAACCGAAGAGGCAAAGCCACAGAACAACAAGGACCAAATCAAGAGCATCACCCAATTTGCCATCGAAGCCTATTTCATCTTAACCGAGCATTTTATAAAAGAAGAAAACGTGCTTTTTCCAATGGCTGAAAACATGTTGTCAACAGAAGAGAAAGAGCAGTTGCAACAGCAGTTTCAGTAACAAGTGTTTGCAGAATCAGCATATATTTGGGCGTGGTACAGTACATGCCATAAAGGAGTAGTGGAACAATGAAACTGAAACCGGGTCAAGTTTTGTTCCATCAAGGCGAAACAGGCTCCCTTTATCACCTTAAAGAGGGCTTGCTTAAAATTGTCCGTGTGAAGGAAGATGGCACCTCCACACTGGTCAACCTGATTCTTCCAGGGGAAATTTTTCCCCATCATTCATTGTTGACACAAAAGGAGTATTTTGGCACCGCGGTTGCCCTTCTCGATAGTGAAGTGGAGGTCATCACCAGTGACAGCTGGTATCACGAGCTGGACCAAAACCCGGAGCGTCTAAAGGAGATTGCTTTGGTGTTGCAGGAAAAATTAAGGATGATGCAGCAGCGGATTGATCAACTGACTGCTGTGAAACCAGCG
It encodes the following:
- a CDS encoding metal-sulfur cluster assembly factor, whose amino-acid sequence is MSAVKDKIIEQLKQVLDPELGINVYDLGLIYDIQEKNGKVMITMTLTTPGCPLHDSITSGVRHALQKLDEVSEVDINLVWEPAWNPSMMSPEAKALLGWE
- the ric gene encoding iron-sulfur cluster repair di-iron protein codes for the protein MEKVFDRTSKVGDIVTIFPQASDIFKAYRIDFCCGGDRPLGEVLEEKNLNEEEILNKLNEDYAQKQTHDQQQTNWMEASYRDIIRHIIDTHHAYLYRELPQLSQYVTKVFRVHGPDRPELADVHRLFHTLKTELEQHALKEEEHVFPLIQAHEENPTPEARQKLIKGIAELEDEHDTAGDILKQLRDLTSDFQPPEGACMTYQMTYQRLEELESDMFEHVHLENNILFKRILNKLKSS
- a CDS encoding hemerythrin domain-containing protein, with translation MMNHTPFGCGGMNVGDMSNVSLSAPLQQLKEEHVSLRKAMDAFYATAQRIVPGSTDDTDLRKQFNTLHDQIASFTKQLKLHSKKEDDGLFPMMAKYIGRESGPIAVMEYEHQQAEQYLNRFLEGTEEAKPQNNKDQIKSITQFAIEAYFILTEHFIKEENVLFPMAENMLSTEEKEQLQQQFQ
- a CDS encoding YwiC-like family protein; its protein translation is MKWYIPREHGAWSMWITPYLIGAFISPWTWMKVIAFAGLFFLYMSSAPLLEYVRCSRRKKASPLPSLLIFSFTGLLLILFPVLSDPSILWYCGMALPFFLVNLYSARRKKERLIINDIAAIIALSASSLLAVHLGYGGYHPIGLYVWLLSIFYFTGTVFHAKSMIRERGNRLIKRAANLYHALYVIIPIFFGLWWVSLIYLPSALKVWLTPFNSKIRPITLGVMEIGFSVLFFIMSVWLMGQFVII
- a CDS encoding Crp/Fnr family transcriptional regulator, producing MKLKPGQVLFHQGETGSLYHLKEGLLKIVRVKEDGTSTLVNLILPGEIFPHHSLLTQKEYFGTAVALLDSEVEVITSDSWYHELDQNPERLKEIALVLQEKLRMMQQRIDQLTAVKPAERFELAERWFRRHFPHLVLADVLNQEEIGQFIGVRRETVNRLLRKRCCP